The Paenibacillus sophorae genome has a segment encoding these proteins:
- a CDS encoding peptidoglycan D,D-transpeptidase FtsI family protein, with protein sequence MSLFRKQGSPSDETNRKSTLALRINVFFFSTFVIFCVIIIRLAVLQFVEGPTLTEVEANRDTKDVPLAAMRGSILAAGGEKIAYSTPVQSLYITLTKEYTEKKTDKTTEVTDFTPEAKAKVDKLAADLVDKFNELGDSSEEKLTVEQVKESFDLNFRKYNGYTPRRIKVGLSTKEVAYFMEHKDEYPGLEVVEENVRHYDKDTVAVQTVGYVKLFKNSNSLPIYQNILNAMKKKDSNPGLMYKDEEYVGFDGLERQYQRELRGQNGYLVISINPQNMADKIEKVVPPVKGNDIWMTTNKNVQLKTQQAITDQIKWLHTHAVQGKTHPNAITGYAVAMEVDTGNIVAMASMPDYDTNAWVNGNIMEIWDAIQNNYQNGTITPIMAGRSGHGFESIVLLGSTVKPLSVLLGLNEGLFKTSDWYTDTGITSFGKAGYETKVRNASGHVLGRMYPAEAIAQSSNVFMVDMVGKKLNNKYGSKGIDVWDKYMKEFGLGVFTGVDLPNEHRGQINYRKEAKTGSVQSALVYASFGQQGAYTTLQLAQYASTLANKGERIKPHLVSKITDSSGKVVKTFGREVLNTVKMDDSYWNEVKKGMNSKVDVFDGFPYDFARKTGTSQQDYYDKSGKHTVDNGVFIAYAPRNKPKLAVAVIIPEGGFGSNSAAPVARKIFDAYDWEYGLDGVPKKSLQQNQAAQSGTNQ encoded by the coding sequence GTGAGCCTTTTTCGCAAGCAGGGCTCGCCTTCGGACGAGACCAATAGAAAAAGCACCCTGGCGCTGCGGATCAATGTGTTCTTTTTCAGTACGTTTGTCATTTTCTGCGTAATTATTATCCGTCTTGCCGTACTGCAATTCGTGGAAGGCCCGACGCTGACCGAGGTGGAGGCGAACCGGGATACGAAGGATGTGCCGCTTGCCGCCATGCGGGGTTCGATCCTCGCCGCCGGAGGCGAGAAAATCGCTTACTCCACTCCTGTCCAGTCACTGTACATTACGCTGACCAAGGAATATACGGAGAAAAAGACGGACAAGACAACCGAGGTAACGGATTTTACTCCGGAAGCCAAGGCGAAGGTCGACAAGCTGGCGGCGGATCTGGTGGATAAATTCAATGAACTCGGCGACTCAAGCGAGGAGAAGCTGACGGTGGAACAGGTCAAGGAGTCGTTCGACCTGAATTTCAGGAAATACAACGGCTATACCCCCCGCCGGATCAAGGTGGGACTTTCCACCAAGGAAGTCGCTTATTTTATGGAACACAAGGATGAATATCCCGGGCTAGAAGTCGTAGAAGAGAACGTGCGGCATTACGACAAGGATACGGTGGCTGTGCAGACGGTTGGCTATGTCAAGTTGTTCAAGAATTCCAACAGTCTTCCCATCTACCAAAATATTCTAAATGCGATGAAGAAGAAAGATTCGAACCCGGGGCTGATGTACAAAGACGAAGAATATGTTGGCTTCGATGGCCTTGAGCGGCAGTATCAGCGGGAGTTGCGTGGGCAGAACGGTTATCTGGTTATCTCAATCAATCCGCAGAACATGGCCGACAAAATTGAGAAGGTCGTGCCTCCCGTCAAGGGCAATGATATCTGGATGACTACTAACAAAAATGTCCAGCTCAAAACTCAGCAGGCGATAACGGATCAGATCAAATGGCTGCATACACATGCCGTTCAGGGCAAGACGCATCCAAACGCCATAACGGGTTATGCGGTGGCGATGGAAGTCGATACCGGAAATATCGTAGCCATGGCCAGCATGCCTGATTATGATACGAACGCCTGGGTTAACGGAAATATTATGGAAATATGGGATGCGATTCAGAACAATTATCAGAACGGTACGATTACTCCAATAATGGCGGGACGCTCCGGACATGGTTTTGAGTCAATCGTGCTCTTGGGTTCCACTGTCAAGCCGCTGAGTGTACTGCTCGGGCTTAATGAAGGACTCTTTAAAACCTCAGATTGGTATACGGACACAGGGATTACCTCATTTGGCAAAGCCGGCTATGAAACGAAGGTCAGGAATGCATCCGGTCACGTTTTAGGCAGAATGTATCCGGCCGAGGCCATAGCGCAATCTTCCAACGTCTTTATGGTGGACATGGTGGGCAAGAAATTAAATAACAAATATGGTTCCAAAGGCATTGATGTATGGGATAAATACATGAAGGAGTTTGGTCTTGGCGTGTTCACGGGCGTTGACTTACCAAATGAGCATAGAGGCCAAATTAACTATAGAAAAGAAGCGAAGACAGGTAGTGTTCAGTCCGCGCTGGTGTACGCCTCTTTTGGTCAACAGGGAGCTTATACGACCCTTCAGCTTGCTCAGTACGCTTCGACGCTGGCCAACAAGGGCGAACGAATCAAGCCGCACCTGGTCAGCAAAATCACGGATTCCTCTGGAAAAGTAGTCAAAACGTTCGGACGCGAGGTACTGAATACCGTCAAGATGGACGACTCTTACTGGAATGAAGTAAAAAAAGGAATGAATAGCAAGGTTGACGTCTTTGACGGTTTTCCCTATGATTTTGCACGCAAGACGGGAACCTCGCAGCAGGATTATTACGATAAGAGCGGCAAACACACCGTCGACAACGGCGTCTTCATCGCCTATGCGCCGCGCAACAAGCCGAAGCTGGCCGTAGCCGTTATTATCCCCGAAGGCGGCTTCGGATCGAACAGCGCCGCTCCGGTGGCACGGAAAATATTCGACGCCTATGACTGGGAGTACGGTCTTGACGGGGTACCGAAGAAGAGCTTGCAGCAGAATCAGGCCGCTCAAAGCGGCACGAATCAATAA
- a CDS encoding peptidoglycan D,D-transpeptidase FtsI family protein: protein MSLFRKQGSPSDETNSKSTLALRINVFFFSTFVIFCVIIIRLAVLQFVEGPTLTEVEANRDTKNVPLAAMRGSILAAGGEKIAYSTPVQSLYITLTKEYLQQKTDKTTRVTDYTPEAKAAVDKLAADLVNKFNELGDKSEEKLTVEQVKDSLDLKFRKYNGYTPRRIKVGLSAKEVAYFMEHKDEYPGLEVVEENVRHYDKDKVAVQTVGYVKLFKNSNSLGIYQNVLNAMKKNPTAGLTYKDDEFVGFDGLELQYQRELRGQNGYQEISINPQNMAEKIEKVAPPVKGNDIWMTINKNVQLKTEQAITDQLRWLHTHAVQGKTHPNAITGYAVAMEVDTGNIVAMASMPDYDTNAWTDGSISKVLDITNYQNGTITPYSSGRSGNNFESTVLMGSTIKPLSVLIGLNEGLFTTSTWYTDRGITSFGKAGHETSVRNASGHVYGGMDPALAIEHSSNVFMVDMVGKRLYEKYTSKGIDVWDKYMKEFGLGVSTGVDLPNEFLGRINYTNLKAAGSAQAALVYASFGQQGAYTTLQLAQYASTLANKGERIKPHLVSKITDPSGQVVKTFGREVLNTVKMDDAYWNEVKRGMNSDVSAFDNFPYDFARKTGTSQQSARGVLKDNGVFIAYAPRNNPKLAVAVIIPEGGFGSNSAAPVARKIFDAYDWEYGLDGVPKKSLQQNQSAAQSGSSAANGTTGTN, encoded by the coding sequence GTGAGCCTTTTTCGCAAGCAGGGATCGCCCTCGGACGAGACCAATAGCAAAAGCACCCTGGCGCTGCGGATCAATGTGTTCTTTTTCAGTACGTTTGTCATTTTCTGCGTAATTATTATCCGTCTTGCCGTACTGCAATTCGTGGAAGGTCCGACGCTGACCGAGGTGGAGGCGAACCGGGATACGAAAAATGTGCCGCTTGCCGCCATGCGCGGTTCAATCCTCGCCGCCGGGGGCGAGAAAATCGCTTACTCGACTCCTGTCCAGTCGCTGTACATTACGCTGACCAAGGAGTATTTGCAGCAAAAGACGGACAAGACAACCCGCGTAACGGATTATACTCCGGAAGCGAAGGCGGCTGTCGATAAGCTGGCGGCAGATCTGGTGAATAAATTTAATGAACTCGGCGACAAGAGCGAGGAGAAGCTGACGGTGGAGCAGGTAAAGGACTCGCTCGACTTGAAGTTCAGGAAGTATAACGGCTATACACCGCGTCGTATCAAGGTAGGACTCTCCGCTAAGGAAGTCGCTTATTTTATGGAGCACAAGGATGAATACCCCGGCCTGGAAGTCGTGGAGGAGAACGTGCGGCATTACGACAAGGATAAGGTAGCTGTGCAGACAGTTGGCTATGTCAAGCTGTTCAAGAATTCCAACAGTCTTGGCATCTACCAGAACGTTCTGAACGCGATGAAAAAGAATCCGACAGCGGGCCTGACCTACAAAGATGATGAGTTCGTCGGTTTCGACGGTCTTGAGCTTCAGTACCAGCGAGAGCTTCGGGGGCAGAATGGATACCAGGAAATTTCCATCAATCCGCAGAACATGGCCGAGAAAATTGAGAAGGTCGCTCCTCCCGTCAAAGGCAATGATATCTGGATGACCATCAACAAAAATGTTCAGCTCAAGACGGAGCAGGCGATAACGGATCAACTGAGATGGCTGCATACACACGCCGTTCAGGGCAAGACGCATCCCAACGCCATAACGGGCTACGCGGTCGCGATGGAAGTCGATACGGGAAATATCGTAGCCATGGCCAGTATGCCGGATTACGATACGAATGCGTGGACTGATGGCAGCATTTCGAAAGTCTTGGACATAACCAATTATCAGAATGGTACGATTACTCCTTATTCGTCGGGGCGATCAGGCAATAATTTTGAATCGACGGTTCTAATGGGTTCCACTATCAAGCCGCTGAGCGTATTGATCGGACTTAACGAGGGACTGTTTACGACCTCCACTTGGTATACGGACAGGGGGATTACTTCCTTCGGTAAGGCTGGCCATGAAACGAGTGTTCGAAACGCATCCGGCCACGTCTATGGAGGAATGGACCCAGCCCTGGCTATTGAACATTCATCCAACGTCTTTATGGTTGATATGGTTGGCAAGAGACTTTATGAAAAATATACTTCCAAGGGCATCGACGTATGGGATAAATATATGAAGGAGTTTGGACTGGGCGTGTCGACAGGAGTTGATCTGCCCAATGAGTTTCTAGGTAGAATCAACTATACGAATCTAAAGGCAGCAGGCAGTGCCCAGGCAGCTTTGGTTTATGCTTCTTTTGGTCAACAAGGAGCTTACACCACACTACAACTTGCTCAATATGCTTCTACGCTAGCCAATAAGGGCGAGCGGATCAAGCCGCATCTTGTCAGCAAAATCACGGATCCCTCGGGGCAAGTGGTCAAGACGTTCGGACGCGAGGTACTGAATACCGTCAAAATGGATGATGCTTACTGGAACGAAGTCAAGCGGGGGATGAACAGTGACGTTAGCGCGTTCGATAATTTTCCCTATGACTTCGCCCGGAAGACAGGAACCTCACAGCAGTCGGCAAGAGGAGTATTAAAAGATAACGGCGTCTTCATCGCCTACGCGCCGCGCAACAATCCGAAACTAGCAGTTGCCGTTATCATCCCCGAAGGGGGCTTCGGCTCGAACAGCGCCGCGCCGGTGGCGCGCAAAATTTTCGACGCCTATGACTGGGAGTACGGACTTGACGGCGTGCCGAAGAAGAGTCTTCAGCAGAATCAATCGGCGGCTCAAAGCGGCAGCTCCGCCGCGAACGGCACAACTGGTACGAACTAA
- a CDS encoding transglutaminase domain-containing protein, with product MLNEWLQSLRNANIITIFLLVIVALSLIQGWVRGFSLSAGRLFGLIGSGILTIAALILAALTAAYFSPYVQTWAADTAAPKGELNQWQQIYYTAVSALAGLPLLRFLFLLMVSCSLIRIVLGLLALLLPIPRFRKSGGLWDRKISAASRLGGAGIGLFIGAVRCLLLIIALYVGTSLIPSSGLARYVEDSPVYRQSVESLIEPVTGTAVQDKLPVLTKAVAAEMNDILRRKYEIIDRDVSSDITTAAADIAGKANSDEEKAQLLYDWVGTRISYDYAKAENYEQNRIWKEQTPQDTFDTRLGVCIDYARLYAVMARSQGLDVRVVTGRGYDGRGGYGPHAWNEVYISERKAWIPLDSTWAKSGDWFNPADFDSTHIKESVL from the coding sequence ATGTTGAACGAATGGCTGCAAAGCCTGCGCAATGCCAATATCATAACGATATTTCTGCTGGTTATTGTCGCCCTGTCGCTGATTCAGGGATGGGTCAGGGGATTTTCTTTATCCGCAGGCAGATTATTCGGGCTGATTGGTTCAGGCATTCTGACGATTGCGGCGCTCATTCTAGCCGCGCTCACCGCCGCCTATTTTTCGCCATATGTTCAAACATGGGCTGCGGATACGGCGGCGCCCAAGGGCGAATTGAACCAGTGGCAGCAGATTTATTATACTGCCGTATCGGCGCTTGCGGGACTTCCGCTGCTGCGGTTCCTGTTTCTGCTGATGGTAAGCTGCAGTTTGATTCGGATTGTTCTGGGGCTTCTGGCTTTGCTGCTGCCGATTCCGCGCTTCCGTAAATCCGGCGGACTTTGGGACCGCAAAATCTCGGCCGCAAGCCGGCTCGGCGGGGCAGGTATTGGACTTTTCATAGGCGCTGTCCGGTGCCTCTTGCTGATCATCGCTCTGTATGTGGGAACCAGTCTTATCCCGAGCAGCGGTCTGGCACGCTATGTTGAGGATTCACCGGTATACCGCCAGAGCGTCGAGTCGTTGATTGAGCCTGTGACCGGCACAGCCGTACAGGACAAGCTTCCGGTTCTGACCAAGGCGGTTGCTGCGGAAATGAACGATATCCTCCGGCGCAAATACGAAATTATAGACCGGGACGTTTCCAGCGATATTACCACCGCTGCGGCGGATATTGCCGGAAAGGCGAATAGCGACGAAGAGAAGGCTCAGCTGCTCTACGATTGGGTCGGAACGAGAATTTCTTACGATTACGCCAAAGCCGAGAACTATGAGCAGAACCGGATATGGAAAGAACAGACGCCGCAGGATACCTTTGATACCCGGCTCGGCGTATGTATTGATTATGCGCGGCTGTATGCTGTGATGGCCAGATCTCAGGGCCTTGACGTGCGGGTGGTGACCGGGCGCGGTTACGACGGACGCGGCGGCTATGGGCCGCATGCCTGGAACGAAGTTTATATCTCGGAGCGGAAAGCGTGGATTCCTCTGGATTCTACCTGGGCCAAAAGCGGAGATTGGTTTAATCCGGCGGATTTTGACTCCACTCACATCAAAGAAAGTGTGCTTTGA